A portion of the Rhinolophus sinicus isolate RSC01 linkage group LG03, ASM3656204v1, whole genome shotgun sequence genome contains these proteins:
- the MOCS2 gene encoding molybdopterin synthase catalytic subunit isoform X1, with protein MVPRCQVEVLYFAKSAEITGIRSETISVPQEIKALQLWNEIETRHPSRRNLRSNTALITTHHTFFPSDWLTSEIRKDMNEVEEKPKDIIKFTAEKLSVDEVSQLVTSPLCGAISLFVGTTRNNFEGKKVISLEYEAYLPMAENEVRKICSDLRQKWPVRHIAVFHRLGLVPVSEASIIIAVSSAHRAAALEAVSYAIDTLKAKVPIWKKEMYEESSSSWKRNKECFWATSD; from the exons ATGGTTCCGCGGTGCCAG gtTGAAGTGTTGTATTTTGCAAAAAGCGCTGAAATAACAGGAATTCGTTCCGAGACCATTTCTGTGCCACAGGAAATAAAAGCATTGCAGCTGTGGAATGAGATAGAAACACGACATCCCAG CAGAAGAAATTTGAGGTCTAACACAGCATTGATAACTACTCATCAtacttttttcccttcagattGGCTGACGTCAGAAATCAG GAAAGATATGAATGAAGTTGAAGAGAAACCTAAAGATATCATAAAATTCACTGCTGAGAAACTTTCAGTAGATGAAGTCTCCCAGTTGGTGACTTCTCCACTCTGTGGTGCAATATCCCTGTTTGTAG ggaCTACAAGAAAcaattttgaagggaaaaaagtcaTTAGCTTAGAATATGAAGCATATCTACCAATGGcagaaaatgaagtcagaaaaatTTGTAGTGACCTTAGGCAGAAATGGCCAGTCAGACACATAGCGGTGTTCCATAGACTTGG CTTAGTTCCAGTGTCAGAAGCAAGCATTATCATTGCTGTGTCatcagcccacagggctgcagcCCTCGAAGCTGTGAGCTATGCCATCGATACTTTAAAAGCCAAGGTACCCATATGGAAAAAG
- the MOCS2 gene encoding molybdopterin synthase sulfur carrier subunit isoform X5 yields the protein MVPRCQVEVLYFAKSAEITGIRSETISVPQEIKALQLWNEIETRHPRLADVRNQVIFAVRQEYVELGDQLLLLQSGDEIAIIPPISGG from the exons ATGGTTCCGCGGTGCCAG gtTGAAGTGTTGTATTTTGCAAAAAGCGCTGAAATAACAGGAATTCGTTCCGAGACCATTTCTGTGCCACAGGAAATAAAAGCATTGCAGCTGTGGAATGAGATAGAAACACGACATCCCAG attGGCTGACGTCAGAAATCAGGTGATATTTGCGGTTCGTCAAGAATATGTCGAGCTTGGAGATCAGCTCCTCCTGCTTCAATCAGGAGACGAAATTGCCATTATCCCCCCCATTAGTGGAGGGTAG